In a genomic window of Aneurinibacillus sp. REN35:
- the rpsG gene encoding 30S ribosomal protein S7: MPRKGPVPRRDVLPDPIYNSKLVTRLINRMMIDGKRGVSQRILYDAFNLVQQRTGREAMEVFEEAMKNIMPVLEVRARRVGGANYQVPVEVRPERRTTLGLRWLVEYSRKRGEKTMEERLAGEILDAANSTGAAVKKREDTHKMAEANKAFAHYRW, from the coding sequence ATGCCACGTAAAGGCCCAGTACCTCGTCGTGATGTATTACCTGACCCGATTTATAATAGCAAATTAGTAACTCGCTTGATCAATCGTATGATGATTGATGGTAAGCGCGGAGTTTCTCAGCGCATCCTGTATGATGCTTTCAATCTTGTTCAACAACGCACTGGCCGTGAAGCTATGGAAGTGTTTGAAGAAGCAATGAAAAACATCATGCCAGTTCTTGAAGTACGCGCTCGTCGCGTAGGTGGTGCAAACTACCAAGTTCCGGTTGAAGTTCGTCCGGAGCGCCGTACTACACTAGGACTTCGTTGGTTGGTAGAATACTCCCGCAAACGCGGTGAGAAAACAATGGAAGAGCGCCTCGCAGGCGAAATCCTTGATGCAGCCAACAGCACTGGTGCAGCTGTTAAGAAACGTGAAGACACGCACAAAATGGCGGAAGCAAACAAAGCATTTGCTCACTACCGCTGGTAG
- the fusA gene encoding elongation factor G, which translates to MGREFPLAKTRNIGIMAHIDAGKTTTTERILFYTGRVHKIGETHEGASQMDWMEQEQERGITITSAATTAQWKGHRVNIIDTPGHVDFTVEVERSLRVLDGAVGVLDAQSGVEPQTETVWRQATTYGVPRIVFINKMDKLGADFLYSVRTLHERLQANAHPIQLPIGAEDNFRGIIDLVEKKTYIYTNDLGTDIEITEGFPAEFAEQAEELRGQLIEAVADFDEELMMKYLDGEEVTIEELKAAIRKATISVKFYPVTCGSAFKNKGVQPMLDAVIDYLPAPVDVPAIKGTLPDSDEQVTRESSDEGPFSALAFKIMTDPYVGKLTFFRVYSGTLDSGSYVLNSTKGKRERIGRILQMHANSREEIKTVYSGDIAAGVGLKDTTTGDTLCDEKNPVILESMEFPEPVIRIAIEPKTKADQDKMGMALAKLADEDPTFKTYTDEETGQTIIAGMGELHLDIIVDRMRREFKVEANVGAPQVAFKESFRQPAKVESKYAKQSGGKGQYGHVVVEFEPGEPGTGYIFENKIVGGAVPREYIPAVQAGIEEAMANGVLAGYPILDLKARLVHGSYHEVDSSEMAFKIAASMALKEAGKKANPAILEPMMKVEVTVPEEYMGDIMGDINSRRGRIEGMEARGNAQVVRGFVPLSEMFGYATNLRSRTQGRGTYSMHFDHYEEVPKSIAEEIIKKAKGL; encoded by the coding sequence ATGGGACGCGAATTCCCCTTAGCCAAGACTCGTAATATCGGTATCATGGCTCACATCGATGCCGGTAAAACGACGACAACTGAGCGCATTTTGTTCTACACAGGCCGTGTTCATAAAATTGGTGAAACACACGAAGGTGCTTCCCAAATGGACTGGATGGAGCAAGAACAAGAGCGCGGTATCACAATTACATCCGCTGCAACAACGGCTCAATGGAAAGGCCACCGTGTTAACATCATCGACACACCGGGACACGTAGACTTCACAGTTGAAGTAGAACGTTCCCTGCGCGTTCTTGATGGTGCGGTAGGTGTTCTGGATGCACAATCCGGCGTAGAGCCACAAACGGAAACTGTATGGCGTCAAGCTACAACATACGGTGTACCTCGTATCGTGTTCATTAATAAAATGGACAAACTGGGTGCTGATTTCTTGTATTCTGTACGTACGCTTCATGAACGTTTGCAAGCAAATGCTCATCCGATCCAACTTCCGATCGGTGCAGAAGATAACTTCCGCGGCATCATTGATCTCGTTGAGAAGAAAACGTACATCTATACAAACGATCTTGGAACAGACATTGAGATTACAGAAGGCTTCCCTGCTGAATTTGCAGAGCAAGCTGAAGAACTTCGCGGTCAGCTGATCGAAGCGGTTGCTGATTTTGATGAAGAACTGATGATGAAGTACCTCGATGGCGAAGAAGTAACAATCGAAGAACTGAAAGCTGCAATTCGCAAAGCGACAATCAGCGTTAAGTTCTACCCTGTTACTTGTGGTTCCGCATTTAAAAACAAAGGTGTTCAGCCTATGCTGGATGCTGTTATCGATTATCTGCCGGCACCTGTTGACGTACCTGCAATCAAAGGTACGCTTCCAGATAGCGATGAGCAAGTAACGCGTGAGTCTAGTGATGAAGGTCCTTTCTCCGCGCTTGCATTCAAAATCATGACTGATCCTTATGTAGGGAAACTGACGTTCTTCCGTGTATACTCAGGTACGCTTGATTCCGGTTCTTACGTGCTGAACTCTACTAAAGGTAAGCGTGAGCGTATCGGCCGTATCCTGCAAATGCATGCGAACTCCCGTGAAGAGATCAAAACGGTTTATTCCGGTGATATCGCTGCTGGCGTAGGTTTGAAAGATACAACCACAGGGGATACTCTCTGCGATGAGAAAAACCCTGTAATCCTTGAGTCTATGGAGTTCCCTGAGCCGGTTATCCGTATTGCTATCGAGCCAAAAACAAAAGCCGACCAAGACAAAATGGGTATGGCGCTTGCAAAATTGGCCGATGAGGATCCGACATTCAAAACATATACTGATGAAGAAACAGGACAAACGATCATCGCTGGTATGGGTGAGCTTCACCTTGACATCATCGTTGACCGTATGCGCCGTGAATTCAAAGTAGAAGCCAATGTTGGTGCGCCACAGGTTGCATTTAAAGAATCCTTCCGCCAGCCGGCGAAAGTTGAATCTAAATATGCAAAACAATCCGGTGGTAAAGGTCAATACGGTCACGTTGTGGTTGAATTTGAACCAGGCGAACCGGGTACTGGCTACATCTTCGAAAACAAAATTGTCGGTGGTGCGGTTCCTCGTGAATACATCCCTGCCGTTCAAGCTGGTATCGAAGAAGCTATGGCAAACGGCGTTCTTGCAGGATATCCAATCCTTGACTTGAAAGCACGTCTTGTTCATGGTAGCTACCATGAGGTTGACTCTTCTGAGATGGCGTTTAAAATCGCCGCTTCTATGGCTTTGAAAGAAGCTGGTAAGAAGGCTAACCCTGCTATCCTTGAACCAATGATGAAAGTAGAAGTAACTGTACCGGAAGAATACATGGGCGACATCATGGGTGATATCAACTCTCGTCGTGGACGTATCGAAGGTATGGAAGCTCGCGGTAACGCACAAGTGGTTCGTGGATTCGTACCTCTTTCCGAAATGTTCGGTTATGCAACAAACCTGCGTTCCCGTACACAAGGACGCGGTACGTACTCTATGCACTTCGATCATTATGAAGAAGTACCGAAGAGCATTGCTGAAGAGATCATTAAAAAAGCTAAAGGTCTGTAA